Sequence from the uncultured Draconibacterium sp. genome:
AAAAAGAATTTAATTTTGGGGCAGGAAGATCACAAGACATGAACATCTCAATCGCGAGCAGAAATTATCCAAATGGTTTTGCGGCAACAACTCCACAGGAATATTTAATTCATGCTTATGAAGATACACTTGGAAATACCGTTGATCAATCTTCCTATTATGATCCAAAAAATCCTTTTGCAGGGAGAGAACCACGCTTTTACCAGACAATCGTTTATCCTCGCGTTGAAGGGGATCAGGATATCGAAATTACATTAAATACTGAAAGTGGTCCTAAGGTTCTAAAAGGATACAATGAAGTGTTCCCGGGATCAATGTATCCTGACGCAAGGGATCCAAACCTTACACGAGAGTATAAAACATTATTGAAAGCATGGGCCGATCCGGTTGGTAAAGATTTGGACAATTACGATTGGTACACAGATGCAAATGGGATTGATCATGTTTTTGGAAACCAGGATGGAACCAATTCATATAGTAGCCGAACAGGTTATTTAACATGGAAATACTGGACCATAAGCGATTGGGCTACCGATAACCAGCAAAGTTCATCCCTCAACTTTATTTTAATCAGATATGCCGATGTTTTACTCATGAATGCAGAGGCAAGAATTGAATTGAATGACGATTTAAATAAAGCGACTGAATATATAAACAGAGTTCGTGCCCGAGGCTGGGGAATGAGTTACGATGAATATACCAGCCACCCTTCAGCTGTTTCAGCATTATTAGGTCAAGGTGGACTGCGCGCAAAAGTCCGTCGTGAGCGTAAAATTGAACTATGTTTTGAAGGTACCCGTTACGAAGATCTGAAACGTTACGGTGTTGCTTTGGAAGCGTTAACAATGGATGTAGTTGGAAGACCTAAATTTTTCCATCTTGAAGCCGATACAAATATTCCACAAGTTGATGAAAACGGTGTTGTTCACTTGCCTTGGCTTGAAGGGTTAAATGGTCAGGAAGACAGTTATCCTAATCGCTGGTGGAAAGCATCTAATTACAGAGATTATTATAACCGTTGGCCAATTCCACAATCGGAATTTGATAACGGAAAAGCTTTAACTGAAGCAGATCAGAATCCCGGCTATTTAGGGAGTTAGTTTAATTATAGCAAATAGTTTGGTTAATTTGACAGTGAGCGGGGTTTCGGCTCCGCTCTTTTTTTAAACATATTACTGTCTTAGCGAATTTTTTTATGAAAAAATCAATTCTTTTCACCATAATAATTTTACTATCATTCTCCAGCTTTTCACAACGCTACCTGAACACAGGCATTAAAGTAAACGTTGTTCCCGATACGGAAATAACAGTGTATTTTGACAGACCGCTGTGCGATTGGGATGGTTTTGGTGTTAATTATGTGGAAGCTTGCCAAACTCGTGATTACAGTAAATTTCAACAGGACTATTGTGGTTTTAGTTTTGCTACAGAAGAAACCAGAACAAAGATACTTGATCTCATTTTTAATGAAGACGGATGGAAACCTGCTCTAACAAAACTTTTTCTTGATCCTTTTCACGAAGGGATGAATAAAGCTGAGAACGATAACAATGATCCACTAAAACTCAATATGAATGAGTTCGAGCATGAAACCACAACACAATGGATGCGTTATTTTAACAGGGAAGGTCAAAAGCGAATACAAGCCTGGGGCGGCAAACTTACCGGTATTACCACACTTTATGGACCCACGCCGTGGCAAACCGAACAAAAGTATTTATTGGGGCGCAATATCGATCAAAACGAAAAGTATGAAGTAGCCGAATACATGGTATCGTGGGCAAAATTCTTACGTGATAAAGAAAATCTTGATATTCGGTATATATCCTTCCATAACGAAGGCGATGCCTATTACCGCTGGCCACGCGACGGAAGTAACCCGGGTGAAGATCACCGAGATTATAATTCCTACTGGACACCGGAACAAGTAGCGGACTTTCTAAAAATTACGAAGGAGGTATTAGATGCCAATGATATGAAAGAGGTTGGACTTACACCGGGCGAAACTCAAACCTGGTTCCGTTTTGATACTTGGGGCTACGCTACCGCCATTGCCAACGATGAAGAAGCATTGAAAAATTTAACTTTAATGACAAGCCACAGTTTTACACCGTTGGATATTCCAAATTCGGTCTATTATGGAGATTTCAGAAGTGTGGGACAAGATTTGATTCGTTCGAAAAAACCTGATATAAAAGCCTGGGTAACATCTCGCCCATGGGCAGAAGGGCCGGAATTTATCAATAACATTAGGCGGGACATATACGAATGTAAAGTAAATGGTTTGATTCCATGGGCACCCATTTCAGGTGCAAAACAATGGTTGGGATCAAATGGTGAGTACAGCGACGGTTCAATGGATGGAGCTTTTAAAATAAACGAAGACGGTTCGCTTGAAATTCTTAAAGGATATTATTACTATAAGCAAATCACACGTGCGGGTCAGCCCGGAATGAAAGTGGCACAAGTGACTTATTTGGATCCGGCGGTTACGGCCATTGCTTTTTCTTCCAATAACACGAAAAATCCTAATGCCTTTCTCATCATCAATAAATCTGAAAATGACAAAGAGGTGGAAATTACTGTACGTGGTTCGAATAGTAAAAGCTTTGAAGTTTTTCGCACCTCTGCTGTTGATGATTATAAACAACTCAACGATATAAAAATGAGCGGGAAAAACCTGATTTATTATTCTCCCGCAGGTTCTGTGACAACATTTTTTGAAAAATAGAAAGTCTTGCGTGTAACCGGCTTTTTTTATGGCTTTTAGAAAATCTAAAGTAAATTTAATGAAAACATATTTTTATTATGAACTCTATTTTTAAAAAACTGAGCCTGATTGTTGTCTTTTTAATCAGTTACGCATCTCTTCAGGCACAGTCTGCGGAGTGGGCGGATATTGTCAGCAACAATAACAGCTTGCTGGTGAATGTGGAAGGACGCAACTCTTTTTCGTTGGACGGAAAATGGGATGCCATTGTCGACCAGCAGGAAATTGGTTTTTACAATTACCGCTACAAAGAATCGGATGATGGCTGGTTTATAAACCGGCAGGTGCAGGAACCTTCCGATTTAATCGAATACAATTTTAACGAGGCCCGCAAATTGAATGTCCCAGATGACTGGAATACACAGGCTGCAGACCTGTTACGTTACGAAGGCACTATTTGGTACCGTAAAGTTTTTAACTACGACAAACAGCAGGATAAACGCTACTATCTTTATTTTGGCGCCGTTAACTACGAAGCAAATGTTTACCTGAACGGCGAAAAAATAGGTTCGCACGAAGGTGGTTTTACGCCGTTCAATTTTGAAGTAACCGATAAACTTAAAAACGGTGAAAATTTTGTTGTCGTTAAAGTGGACAACAAACGCAAACGTGAGGCACTGCCAACGGTTATTTTCGACTGGTGGAATTATGGCGGCATTACCCGCTCGGTGCATCTCATTGAAGCGCCGCAGACATTCATACACAACTATTCTATTCAGTTGGATCCGGATAACAATAATCAGATTAAAGGTTGGGTGAAACTTAATGGTCCAAAAAGTCAGCAAAATATAAAAATGCAGATTCCCGAATTGAGTATAGATAAATCCTTGCAAACAAATTCCGCTGGTTATGCTGAATTCAGTGTTCCGGTAAAAAACATAACATATTGGAATCCTGAGATTCCCAAACAATATGCAGTTGATTGGAATGCGGAAACCGACGCAATAACTGAACCAGTCGGTTTTCGCAGCATTGAAACAGATGGTTACGATATTTTGCTTAACGGAGAAAGTATTTTTCTACGTGGTATTTGCATGCACGAAGAATCACCGTTTGGAGGAGGACGATCTACCAATGCAGATGAGGCAAGTGTACTGTTTGGCTGGGCACATGATATGAACTGTAATTTTCTCCGGCTTGCACATTATCCGCATAATGAGCATACCATCCGCACCGCTAATGAAATGGGAATCCTGTTGTGGTCGGAGATACCTGTATACTGGACTATCCTTTGGAAAAATCAGCAAACTATCGCCAATGCGCGCCAGCAGTTGCGGGAGATGATTAACCGCGATAAAAACAAAGCCTCCGTTATTCTGTGGTCGGTGGCCAACGAAACACCTTTGGAAGAAGGGCGACTCGAATTTATTTCCAATTTGGTGGATTATGCAAAAGCATTGGATCCCAGTCGTCTGCTTACTGCTGCCCTTGAAAACCACATGACCGACGAAGGAACAAAAATGATTGACGATCCTCTGGGCGCAAAACTCGATGTAATCGGCAACAATAATTACTGCGGATGGTATTCGGGAGAACCGCAAAGCTGTGCTGAACTGCGCTGGGAAACAATTTATAAAAAGCCTTTAATATTGAGTGAGTTTGGTGGTGGTGCACTGCAGGGGTATTACGGCGAACCCAATCAGCGGTGGACTGAAGATTACCAGGCTGAAGTTTACAGATACAACATTGAAATGCTCAGGGAGATTCCATTTTTGCGTGGCACCACTCCATGGCTATTAATGGATTTTCGCTCACCACGCCGTCCGCTTGCAAACATTCAGGATGATTACAACCGGAAAGGATTGGTCTCTGAACGAGGTAAGAAAAAGAAAGCATTCTTTATGATGAAAGATTTTTATGAAGAAATTGAGAAGGAATATGAAACGAAATAGCTGCCAGTCAGAATTAAAAATGGTAATGGATTCATTTTGAATCTTTGGGGATAAAAATTGTAAAGTCGAATTCCATAAAATAAAACAAACAAAAAAATATGAAAAAGTTAATTATTTCAATTGTAATCTTCATCGGATTTTCCTTAACAGCCCAAAACATTGTTGCACAAGCCCGCGATTTTACTGCAATTCGGGCTGGGGTTTATTTCGATCAAACGCTTCAGGACTGGGATGGATTTGGATTCAATTATGTTGAAAGTGCGCATTTCGTTGATAAAAATATGAGCAAAGAGACGGAAAGAGCACAACGATGGTGGAAGGAACAGCATCCGGGTAAAGACTTTTTTGTGCAGGAATATGGCGGTTTTAGTTTGCTCGATGAAAATGAAAAAGATGAAATAATTGATTTAGTTTTTGGAGAGGACGGCTTAAAACCCGGCGTTGTGAAAATGTTTCTTGATGCTCATCACCAGAAGGAACCGGGTGGTCCTTTTGACCATGAAAGTTCAACGAGCTACATGCGTGAATTTGTAAAGAAAGGGCTAAAGGTCACCAACAACAGAGGCGCCGATTTTGAAATTATAACGACGCTTTACGGTCCTCCCGGATTTATGACCAAACAAAAAGTTGACCGAGGCCGCGATCTCGACCCAGCCATGAAGGATGACCTTGCAATGTATATGATTGACTGGGTGAAATTTCTGAAAGAGAAAGACGGTTTGCCGGTGAAATATTTGTCGTTACACAACGAAGGTGAAGACTGGACCCGCTGGAACCAGGAAGGTTATACCGATTGGTTTGGACATGATTTCAACCTTTACTGGTCACCGGAGCAGGTGAATGAGTTTGTAAAATTAATGCCAAAAATGATGAAAAAATTCGGTTTGGAAGATGTTGGAATTACCAATGGTGAACCTTCCAACTGGTATCGCTTTGCAGGCTGGGGTTATGCTGATTTTCTTGCCTCAGATAAGCAGGCGGTGGAAAATTTAGGCTTGATAACTACGCATGGTTTTTACGGCGGAACATACGGTACCTGGTTCGGCGAGCACAACAGTTATCCGAATGAAATTCTGCGAGAGCAACGCCCTGAGCTACATTCGTGGGTAACTTCAACCAGTTGGGCCGATATGGATGCCAGCTTTGTAAAACAAATTCACGGCAATATATACACTTCAGAAGTGAACGCAATTATTCCGTGGGCAGGTATTCAACGCCCGGCACACTGGGTAGGTGGTGATCCGAACCCGGGTAATGCCATTCAGGTAAATGAAGATGGAAATTATGAGGTACGCAAAGGTTACTATTTTTATAAACAGGCTTCTCGCGCCGGACAGCGGGGAATGAAAGTAGCCCGTACTTTTGGTATGGATTCCCAGATTGCCGTAATCGGTTTCAGCCAGGCAGAAACAGAAAATCCTGATGCATTTATTGTGGTGAATTTGTCTAAAGGGAAAAAGAAAGTATCGGTTGAAATAAACGGATCCAAATACCAAGAATTTGAAGCTTTTCGAACTGTTGATGCAGAAGGCTATGAAGCTGACCGATATAAGTCAATCGGTTCTTTTAAACAAAAAGACGGTGCGATTGATATTGAAATGCTTCCTGGATCAGTAGTAACTTTCTTTGGTAAATAATTAGAGAAATGAAATACTTTATAGTCACATTGATTCTGTTTGCTTTTTGGGGCTGTAATTCCAATCTTCCTGAAAACAAACAATTACAACTTTCTGAAGACGAATATATTGATCGTGTAAAAGCAATGTGGGTTGCCCAGTTGGTTGCCGTTCATATTGGTTGGGATTTTGAACACAAACCGGCTTCTGTAAAGGAAGTAACCGATTATTCCGATCATCGGAAAAATTATATCAAAGAAAACGGCGGTGCCCAGGTTGACGATGACTGGTATTACGAAATGGTGGCATTGCGTGGTTTTGAAAAATATGGTATTAACATGACTACCAACGAGCTTGGTGAAACATGGAATGCTTACAATATCGGCACATGGGGATCAGCATTTTATACTCGTGAAGCACTGGCAAAGGGTATTCCGGGAGAAGAAGCCGGAATGCCACAAAACAACCGGATGTGGTTTACCATGGGGAATCAAAACCGTTGCGATTTATATGCTATGCTTTCACCCGGATTACCCAACGTAACAGCGAAATTATCCCGAAACTTAGGACATATTAACTCGTATGCAGAAGGAACTGACGGAGGTGTTTTAATTGGAACACTTGCTTCCATGGCATTTTATGAAAAGGATACACATGAGTTATTAAAAAAAGGGATACAGGTTCTTGACCCGGATGCACCACATCGAACATGTTTCGAAGAAATCATTCAGTTGGCGGAGGCAGGAAATGATTGGAAAGACATTGCCAGAATTGTCGAAGAACATTGGGGAGTTGAATATCCCGGAACGAACAGTGCGGTTTGGAATGCAGGTTTTGCTGCCATTGCGCTTTGGTTTGGTGAGGGAGACTTAATGAAATCTCTTAACATTGCATACCAGGAATCCGATTTTAGCGATGCCGACTGTCAGGCGGCAAATGT
This genomic interval carries:
- a CDS encoding RagB/SusD family nutrient uptake outer membrane protein: MKKYIILAVILILGFSSCEDYLNLQPLDQPSSETFLSTEPEVVMGVNACYNYLDANEDWSQHSWYRWLIDFEDAGQIRMSNKFGNFRDGNVDPLQGNVGNFYRDFYRGVARCHIVIDGMEKAKEVMDLDKWNALRAEAQVIRAWCYYNLVVKFGDIPFTTTQLEMTEYANLERSPEDEVYAFIMSEIEEAAQFLPATRTGDESGRVTSGTAYAIGAKAALYRAFFHDGQAISPDASYLGKVKEYTQKIIDSGAHQLFYDQSDIKNSYKNLFLYPGENSKEVILQKEFNFGAGRSQDMNISIASRNYPNGFAATTPQEYLIHAYEDTLGNTVDQSSYYDPKNPFAGREPRFYQTIVYPRVEGDQDIEITLNTESGPKVLKGYNEVFPGSMYPDARDPNLTREYKTLLKAWADPVGKDLDNYDWYTDANGIDHVFGNQDGTNSYSSRTGYLTWKYWTISDWATDNQQSSSLNFILIRYADVLLMNAEARIELNDDLNKATEYINRVRARGWGMSYDEYTSHPSAVSALLGQGGLRAKVRRERKIELCFEGTRYEDLKRYGVALEALTMDVVGRPKFFHLEADTNIPQVDENGVVHLPWLEGLNGQEDSYPNRWWKASNYRDYYNRWPIPQSEFDNGKALTEADQNPGYLGS
- a CDS encoding glycoside hydrolase family 2 TIM barrel-domain containing protein, producing the protein MNSIFKKLSLIVVFLISYASLQAQSAEWADIVSNNNSLLVNVEGRNSFSLDGKWDAIVDQQEIGFYNYRYKESDDGWFINRQVQEPSDLIEYNFNEARKLNVPDDWNTQAADLLRYEGTIWYRKVFNYDKQQDKRYYLYFGAVNYEANVYLNGEKIGSHEGGFTPFNFEVTDKLKNGENFVVVKVDNKRKREALPTVIFDWWNYGGITRSVHLIEAPQTFIHNYSIQLDPDNNNQIKGWVKLNGPKSQQNIKMQIPELSIDKSLQTNSAGYAEFSVPVKNITYWNPEIPKQYAVDWNAETDAITEPVGFRSIETDGYDILLNGESIFLRGICMHEESPFGGGRSTNADEASVLFGWAHDMNCNFLRLAHYPHNEHTIRTANEMGILLWSEIPVYWTILWKNQQTIANARQQLREMINRDKNKASVILWSVANETPLEEGRLEFISNLVDYAKALDPSRLLTAALENHMTDEGTKMIDDPLGAKLDVIGNNNYCGWYSGEPQSCAELRWETIYKKPLILSEFGGGALQGYYGEPNQRWTEDYQAEVYRYNIEMLREIPFLRGTTPWLLMDFRSPRRPLANIQDDYNRKGLVSERGKKKKAFFMMKDFYEEIEKEYETK
- a CDS encoding ADP-ribosylglycohydrolase family protein — its product is MKYFIVTLILFAFWGCNSNLPENKQLQLSEDEYIDRVKAMWVAQLVAVHIGWDFEHKPASVKEVTDYSDHRKNYIKENGGAQVDDDWYYEMVALRGFEKYGINMTTNELGETWNAYNIGTWGSAFYTREALAKGIPGEEAGMPQNNRMWFTMGNQNRCDLYAMLSPGLPNVTAKLSRNLGHINSYAEGTDGGVLIGTLASMAFYEKDTHELLKKGIQVLDPDAPHRTCFEEIIQLAEAGNDWKDIARIVEEHWGVEYPGTNSAVWNAGFAAIALWFGEGDLMKSLNIAYQESDFSDADCQAANVAVILAAMNGMKIFPEHLLTPFNNKIKGSNLGFMPLVEPVDESLDALTARTCRIGKQMLVANGASIRGGNIEIPVQTEIETQPLEYFHPNQFTQFWNPNWKMERAGFGAPGGGVRGVRGGTFVDGDVLATYPRDEIRGVKLFRNFTAGENQKLSVDVAADPGRKWILNIYIDNSKVLTKLIDGGEPLEWPEISADRYPQPLIEYLKCSEVRKWQHINLDLSDYSNQDITIRLYQDILVRNEFPGNAYWRDLEIK